Part of the Peromyscus leucopus breed LL Stock chromosome 6, UCI_PerLeu_2.1, whole genome shotgun sequence genome, acatttccataaatctatactttgccacttagcttgtggcttactggtgtcttacATCATGCTTATCCTCACGGTGGCTGGCTGCatctccttgcctcagccttccacctgccagaattctcctcctccttgtcccacctacactatatccttcctgcctggctactggccaatcagcatttcatttgtcaatcaatcatagcaacatgtatttacagcatacaggacatcccacagcacaaggcCTGGTTCAACTGTGGGTACTGTAGTCCGCTACTGACTCTGTTATCTTGTAGGCCTCAACCCTGTCCTGACTGGCTCCTCTGCTCAGGGAAGCTGGGggatgagagggaggaaggggaaggaaagatgcTAAGGCTATAGAAGGATATGGGCTTAAGACATTGGAAaatggaggaaggacagggataGGCAGCTACATTTATAGGTAGGGATAGCAGACTTTCACATCATAGGCTCAGGAGGAGGTACATTTGGGGGAATTCATTATAAGGAGACTCTCAGGTCATCTCTGATGCCCACAGCCATTTGTCACAAAACTCACAGCCTCCTGGGTACCTCTCAATGCTTGTCCTGGTTCTAGAGAGCCCCACGGATAGTTGGTAAGAAGGGTAAGAAGGAGGATGACTAAGGGAGGCAAGACTCTTCCCTGGAGGAACAGACTATGTTCCAGGGATGTGGTGTACCCACTGACAACCAGTGCAAGCTCCACCATTCAGTGGGAGGAGGTGGGTTTGAATTTCCAAGACAATGAACAAGATGCTGTCTGTGACCTGGTGATGCTGAACTGAGGCACCCCAGGTCAGTCATCTAGTCTGTGCTGGACCCACCTCTATGGGAGTGacattctgtttctgttctgactATGGCCTTAATTGGGTATAGAAAGGAAAGCTGGAATCAAGATTGACCACACCAACCTCAGGCAAGAAACCcttttattgttcttttctttgagCTTCATGAAGCAATGAGAATATCCTAGACAAGAAATGCTTTGGGACTGTGAGAGGGGAAATGGAAACACTGATGAAATTCTAAGTTACAGGAGGCTCTGGGCAGTTCACCACCAGAAACTGAGCCTTTGGTCACAGCAGCTGAGGCACAGcctgtgtgactctgggcaagTGCTCAGGGCAAAAGTTTGGGACTGGGTCAGTGACTGGCAAGGCTTTGGTGACCGGAAGACAAGTTGGCCAGGGAGTCAAAGGGAACTGTAGGAGATGGGTTGTGTCTTAGACCCTTTCTGGAGGATCTGACAACTTCAGGGCCATGTCCCTGCCATGGTCACATCACTGAGTCTTTGTGTTCAGTGTCCCCTTGTACTGCTCCACTAGTGACCCGATCCACTGAGAAGTTTTCTGTCTGGCTTCCTCCCAGCTGACAGGTGGCTCATAGCCCAGATCTCGCTGAGCTTTCTTGTAGGAGAAGGTGATCACACTATTTGTGAATGTGACTGAGCAACGGTTAAAAGGAGGCTGGTAGTTGTAGATTGGACGCAGCAGGAAGCTCACAGTTTCCAacaggaaagcaagccagtagaGCAAGGGCAGAGGAAGGCTCCAACTGGAATCAACGTGGAAGCCCCAGTCCTTGCTCAGGGCATAATGTAAATCAACAAAGCTTTGGTGAGGGGTTTCATCTGAGATGTAGTAGAACTGGCCTTGGATGTTTGGTGACTTCTTGGGGTCTCGTAGGCCCCTGGCTGCCAGAATGTGTGCCCAGGCTGCATTACTCACAAACACTGGGTTGATCACAGAGAATTTGGCAAAATTGTCAAGTGTGCCATTATTCTTGAGTGCTCTATTTACTGCATCTGAAATGTGTTGGCTCCCTTCCCCATAGATGAATGGGAGTCTTAAGGCACAAGTGTGCAAAGTGCCACCATCTTTCAGGGTGCACCCATTGGCTGCCAGCACTGCCTTCTCAGCCATCTTTTTGCTGTATGGGTAAGGATGAGACCATGTGCTTTCATGATTATCTTCTTCGCAGCCATTCTGGATGATCTGCTTATAGGAGTTTGGTCCAGCCACAGACACTGAGCTGCTGTAGATGAAGACTGGGACACTGGCTTCCACACAAGCATCCAACAGGAGCTGAGTACCTGAGTATGGGAAGTTCATCATTTCTGTTAGGAAAGAGGCTGAAGGATCCACTGAGGAGTCAGATTCATCCCCACTTCATCCCCAGTGGAAGGACtgctacagatctaaacacatTCTTACCTGATCTTGACTCAAATTGCCATTCTGTAGCCACAGAATAACCCCCAAATTAAAAGAGGTGACATTTAGATTCTGAAAAACAGGGGATTTCTAGGTTTCTGAGTTTATAGAGCtatctctgtcttttcctctgtctctccccgAACCTCTGTCCTGGTtagcttctgttgctgtgataaacaccatgaccaaaggaatGTGGGGAGGGAACAGTTTCTATGGCTTCTATGTTCCCATGGCAGTgtgtcactgaagaaagtcacccaggaacaaaggcagaaaccatggaggaaagttCTTTACTGCTTTGCTTCCCATGTGCTCCGCTTGTTTGCCTGTTATACAGGCTTTGAGGGCTCTCTACTGAGGAAAGGTCAGGATCTGGTCCAGAGAGGCAGTGTGTAGGAGCCCAGATGGGAGAAGGGCTCCCACATTTCACCagagggtactcttgaggagagagggataagagatattagatagaaggagagagggggtggaaacagaaacacaggatagccttgggtggGCTTGGGTCATTATTAACCTCTcatctcctgtctcttctaagggGCTATTTATAGGAgtaccaaggggtggagcaaaaaacCTCCTCCTAGCTCAGCCAAGTACAGACATTTCCAGCCACCTGGtcaccacacatgtggtcaagcaatcctctaatgcagttctgctgggtaaagcaagctcggatctcactaggaaatcttAATGACCCTACAAAGCTCCCCCTTCTTGATATAATAATGCCCCCCCAATATGtccctcagatagactgtgcctgtctCAGGTCATTCTTGATTAATTTGACATACACAGATTCAAgaagctatcaagaagaaagtGGCCCATCTTTGGTTACCAGCCCTGGCAGGAGGGGGTACAGAGCCTAACTTAACTGTGGCCCAGGTCCCTACTAAGATCTTGCAAACATCCACAGAGATCTCCATAgcagccacacctcccagtaaaggagtagaggagaATAAAAATGGGATATCCCTTTTGGAATAGGTCTAAgttgactacagcagtcttagctgcaccaagcTTCTTTTCTAAACCAATACTCTTTGctaacagatgttcaataaaattttcaagagactattttgattcccaggaaaaaacagtcatttcaaaacaCTTCAAAGTATTCACTCATGTAAACAAAATCTATACCAATTATAAAGACACTTACAAACTAACTCCATTGTGGGAGACCTACTCCTACCTAAACAGAAACGGAAGGAGTGGAAACTTCTAGGAAGAAGGCAGGAAAGTTCCCCCTAATTATGATACCTTTTTGCTTAAGTTTTCCAGGGGCCACTgagaccataaaattatattttgagctATCATtaaaagtgttcaaatatatctgaaggcaaaagagtaataaaaacaattctagtaTGCACACTTTTgacaaacttacattcaacatttacactttttacattcaacatttatacattttacattCAATAATTACACTTCTCACAatcaatatttacatttttacatgcttaattcaaaaggaaactccaaagaactattttacaaacttaccTAGTAAAATCACTTAACAGATCTAACTTACATTCAAAATCAAATTCtattagcaaacatctagaagagatttcttaacagaactattaacaagacaggaagtatgcaaatcatttctaaaggtCAGAGTTAatagtcagctttgatatcattctgaaagttttcctgatagtttgaagtcagagcctaATTCATCAGTGACTTTAAGATTGACTGCGGGTAAAATTcccttttcttaattatttaaagctgctttttaagATTATCATGAGCGTTTCAATGATGTCAATGTTTCTCTCTTGCATTTCAAGCATAAccccagattcttttttttaatttgcccataatatttttcctttttcagatcCAAAGCAATTTCCCAGTATCCAGACCTCTTTCCCTAGTTTTCTAAAGGGTTTCAAAGTGACTTGTTGACAAACAGTATCAGCACTTTAATTGCTTCCTGACAGGCAACTGTTCACCTGTTTCTAGTTCTTGAGAGGCAAGCTAACAATGCTTGTGGAAAAAATAGCATTTTGACCtggaaaaacactgaaaaaacagAGTTTAGGGGCAGGGCAGTACCAGTGTCTCTTTTACAGACTTCATTTCCCAaactgcctttctctatattgtCACACTGTTACAAACCACATTATGGACTACGTTTTCCAAGTTGCCTTTTTCTGTCCCATCCTGTTACAAATGAACTTTGTTTCCCATGCTGCCTTTCTGGTCCTCCACAGTCCGGGGTCCATTGACTTGGTTTGTGTTCATACAGAAAGTCAAGATCAGGAGAACTTTTTCCACACAGGAGGTTTCTGTTCTCCCTGAACTGCTGGCATTGACGGGTGGACTTCCTTCACCTAACATTGTCCCCAGAGTAGTCCACACCtgtccacatgtgcacactcagacAGGCATTTTGGTAACCCTTTGACCCCTccctcttgccccctcccccctgcaccttCTTCAATCTTACCCCCACCCCTGTTTTACTGGGTAAGTGAAAAAGTAAAGAGACTACTTGAAAAgagagctttttctttcttttttttttttttaagcaagattTTTCActgatagagaaagaaaagaaagcttttccaGAGATGTTCTTTTCTCAGCCTTGGGTGCTGTAGAGCCCCACCTTCTGACTTGGGGCTGGTAGTCAAGGAGGCCACTCTCCTTTCCCAATGGCCTTGTTTGTATGCAAATTTTGCCTTAGCTCTTCCAATGTTGCCTTTATAGCTGCTGAGAACTTAGATCCTGCAGCTTTTCCCCCTGGGTCCTGTTGCTTGGGCTCCATCCTTCAGTGGGGAAGCTGACCCACTCTGATCTCTGCCTGTACTCTCCCAAGAATCTATTGCTAGTCTCTTGCCACAGGGGATTTGGGCTAGGGTCTAAAGTATCTGCTGTTTGTCTAATATCCACTGGATGGGGAGAAAGGACCAGCAGAGAGGATTTGCCCTGTTCCaagaggctttttgttttttcttgagcaATTACAGGTGATTTTCCCATACTGATGGATTTTAATTCcagattatttaatttttgccattatagaaagagaaaaaaatctgagaagaaaAGACCTGAAGAGCTTCAAGTTTTTCAGAGAGAGATTACtaagtttttcccaagaaagctttcagtttttgagagaaagattACAAATTTTCCCCAAGACTTATGTTCTCTAAACTTTGCTTCTTGGCCaaggaaactaattctgatggtGAATTTATCATACTGTAATTATGTCAGTggagtgaagagttttatttcatctgcatctatctcagggaaaattctttctCTGCCACTCAGGACTTAAATCTAAGCTGTTCATAGGCCAAATCTTCCACAGGAATCTTTCTTGtccatttttctcatctttgatagatttttctctgattctttccCAGAAATTTGCATTCATAGTCCCATAGTTGAAAAAATCAAGGAGATAGTTCCTCTATCTTGTTGCTCATCTTATCCTAAGGTTTTTCTACACAATATTCCTacattctaccttatttttttccttaatttttatagatagaaattaagagagagagaaaaagaaagaaatctagataGAGAGAAATATACACTGCAGCCTCACTTACATTTAGCTTTGGCCACCTAATTTTCAGTCTCGAGAATAAAATACTgtcacctttatttttaattcattatcgGGCATGCCCCCTTACACCTGAGACAACTCTACTCTCCCTTTTCCAAGTCGCCTATCCCTGTTTCTGGCACCATTTGTAGGAGCCCAGCTGAGAGACTGGATCCCACATTTTATGACAGGTTattttgaggagtgagggataagagatattagatagaaggatagaggggattgaaacagaaacacaggatagccccAGGAGGGCCTGCATCATTATTCACcaccccttcctgtctcttctaaagggctaggTAGAgggatgccaaggggtggaacaaaagacctccccctagctcagccaagagCAGATCTTTTTCAaccacctggtgaccatgcacgtggtcaagcaatcctctaatgcagtccTGCTTGGTGaggcaagctcagatctcactagagaACCTTTGTGGGCATTCACAGCAGGGAGTGGACATCAAACATTTGGAGATGGAGTCCACTCACTTTGGCAGGGAGAAGCAGGAGACCATCCTGGCTGTTTAAAGGTCCTGGGTGtggctttgtgttttctctcctctgACTACCTGTGGGGCCTCTGTTCCCTCCTCTCTCAGCCCAATCTCTTCTTCTAAACATCAAGGACAACTGCCCTGAGTTCTGCTAGCTgggctggcaagcagaggcaTCTGACAGACCCAGAGCACAGCAGGTGTTCCATGGCCagcacttgtagctagagttttcctgccttgcccacagtcaggacaaattttgtcacctgccagtcccacagccgctcagaccaacaagtaaacacagagacttatattgcatacaaactgtatggccgtgcagcttcttgctaactttttatAGCTTAATTAGTCATTTCATACatctatacttgcacgtgctGTGCTTACGCATTTCATGCCTGTCATGGCGGCTGCAGTttctctgcttcagcttctgtTCCCATTTCTCTTCTTGTCCCTATTCTGCTGCCTGCCCATGTTTTTTTATTGACTCAGACATTTGACATATGACGTCCCAgcactctccttcctgtcctcatgCTATTTGACTGTTCTAATTTTCCCACACTCTCCATATCCTCCTGAGACACTGTACCTTTCAGGTTGATATCCACGATGGTCTGTCTGGGAACAGTACCAAAGAAGTCAAGGCTGGCAGCAGTGTGGATGACAACAGAGACGCCCTGGCAGGCTCTCCTCAGGCACTGGGCATCCAGAATGTCTCCCCTCAGCACTGTCACCTTGGCTTTTGTCTGCAGCTCTGAGGAACACAAAGCAGGTCATTGGGAAGCTTTCTGCACAGGATGGAAGTTTCCAGACACAGTATGAGTGACCTAGGCCTCCAAGGGCAGTCAGAGTGAGGAGATCCTGGGAAGGAGACCATTCTACTGAAGAAACAATAATTGCTCAACAGTCAGAATGTACCATTTGCAGGGAAGGAGGAAGCATCTGTGTCTATCCCTCCCTTTGTAGAAAATGAATCTGAGCAGTGAGATGTGATTTGTGCTTTGCTCACAAAATCAGAGTTATGGGAATTCATACAGTGATTAAAGCAACCAGAGAGGTGGTGGATGTCAAATGTAAAAAGGGAGAATTGGAATTTAATTGATAGAGAACAGGGAATCACTTGTGGATTTTcactgaagaagaaacagaggcagagtccTGCCCTGGGAAGCTGTTACAGTGCTCTCAGGTGGCAAATGGAAAGGCATGAAGACATAAGAGTAACCTGGGCAAGTAACAGGTTAATCAGATTGTGTCCTCCAGAGTTCCAGTGAGGAGGACCCAGAAGAGGGAGAAACGAAGATGGAAAATTGAGCTCTGCTCCTATAGGTCTTGATAATTTCTGAGACTGGGCTGAGCACAAATGAAGAGTGAGCTCAATTACAGAGAGGAAACTAGAGCCCCAGTGAGAGAACTCAGAATGGGATCCTATGGTGGGTTTAGGTGTGCATTTCTTATTGGATAGATACATTGTAAATGAGGCCACCTCCAAGGGACCATAGTACATCCAGGGGCAATGGATAGCTTCAGGTTCCTCTCAAATGTATAGGATGATACTAACTAGCAATCACAATGTCACCCAAATTAGTTCACAAAATTGATGGTGTGGCACATGCAGCCAGTATCTATACCCCACACTGGCTCGAGCTTCATAATTTACACATGACTTTCTCAGTTTGCAATCTTCTTTTGCAGCTATCTCATGAAGTTAGGATGCTAGTGTTCTTGGTATAGgttgggtgtagtgggtagccattccagctgtgacctagaagttccaacccccattgaggctttggtaatggtcacgcctacaaggcagggctgagagaaaaCACTGTAGACCTGAGATCCGATGTGTgggttctcttggttcctggaccctggatgctggaggtagaccaaacagagaacactgctggacagtgctacaccttttccagaccctgtaaactatcccttcatttgtaagttaacccacaaaataaaactcccttttaactatgtggagtggccataataattccaccaatatctggtgcccaacctggggcatgaacccatgaccctgacaTTATGaatctcatgctctactgactgagctagaaaagaatatacatttttctaGTGAAGGCTCTAttgtccccctgcctccactcaaTCCATGCCCACTTCTCTATGCACTCTATGAACAAGACTCATTTGGATTCAACTCTTTTGATACAATCAGGTCAACTAAATATGCAATGAACACCAAAGAATACTTTGATAGAGGCAGAAGTAGAaatccagagctggagaaatcCTTCTTGGGACCGATTACAACCTCTCCTGAATATGTCTACTGTAGCCCTCTCTCCCCACTCAGGAAACTAGGAAGGCCTTGAAGTAGAGGGTGATGGGGAAAAGCCTTCTGGGAAGGAGGCAAGTACCAGGATGTGAGTCTCTTCCTGTGTGATTTCTCCTCCACTCTTCTTAGCAGCTGACTTTAGACAGACAGGGTCAGAAGAGTTGCTGTGACCAGGCAGGAGGAGCCCAGATGCAGGACCAAGTAGACTCACACATCTGTTCTTTGGGGGGTTCTGAGATACCAGGAGGTGACATCTTGAATGCTTTGTGGTAGAGCCACATCTCTCAGCTTGGCCAAGACACCATggacttgataattgttcttcaCTGCCACATCATAGAGCTGATGCTGTGGTGTGAGCTGCAGTAGGAGATCCAGAGAGAAGCTACCACACTCCAGCCTTTAAAAGGACAGAGGTCACCACCAGTCCTCCTGGACCCCTACCCTACTTTGTCCTATTTTAGCTGTGGGATCTTGAGGAAGTCAGTTAACATTGTTGCACCCAAAGTCTGATGTCCCCAAAGACCACCATAAGACCAATCTGAATGCAAAGGCAAAGAGTCTTTTTAATTCACAAGTTCAAACGCAGGTCCTTTTTCCATCTACTCAGCAGTGGAGTGAGAGGGACCTTAATCAGTTACAGGATATGATTTTTATAGTGGTTATGGTGGGTGGTCTAGGGGATTTCCAAATCTGTAGagtcacaagctcaggattggTGCCTACTCCAGGTTGGAGATGCTTGGTTTGAACAGACTGGAGCGTTGCAGCTACAAGGAAATTGACATATTCTCTAGCAGTTTATGTCATGCGACTATATCATTTGCAGACCCCACATTCTCTGACCATTTGACATTCCATTTCTTACCTGCAGGAAACTTGCTCCCTGTGACAGCTATAGTATATAATCTGTCATATCCTTTGTGTTATAGTAGAAAtgtctggaactcattttttttttaaatgtggctctTATTTGTCTGGGTCTAGGGGCAGCACATCATCTGATGGGTTTCCCAGGGCCTGCTGGCCCCTGTCTGACCCTTCTCTGAGATGGCTGTAACCCTGTCATCCTTTCAAACATCTGTGTTGTCCCCTTGTGTATAGAGTCAGAAGACAAAATTTCCTTTGTTTTGGCATCTCATGGGGTGGAGAAATAAGGAGTTTCCACCATTAAGATGTCTCTGACACAATAGGACACCAAGATTCTCTCCTCTTACTGAGAGGAGGGACATTCAGTTGacaaaaatgcctccatatgatgAGTCTGTAGGCAATCCTGTAGGGCTTTTTCATTATTAGTGATTCATATGGGAGAGCACAgatcattgtgggtggtgccatctccatgttctataagaaagcaggccgagcaagcccTGAGAGCAAACCAGTGAACCCCACCCTCTCATGGCCCCTGcatcaggttcctgccctgtttaagtccctgtcctgatttcctttggatGATGAAGAGTGATatagaagcataagccaaataaacactttcctccccaagttgtttttactCATGGTGCCTCCTCATATCAATAGTAATCATTACTAAGAttctttagattatttatttctttgtttgcttgtttggagacaaggtgtCTTGGTTATTTGTAAGGAAGTTAAAATAGTAAAACATGAGGCAGAAAtttaaagtttatgtattttggcattttgttgtatgtaacaAAGGGAAACAAATGAGTATGGAAGAGAAGTGTGACATGTTTTATAAGGGTTTATGaagatatatataaaataggaaaatgtatccagaagaaggcagaggtagttttttttttttcattttttttctttttttggtttgcttgtttgtttctgtgaagATAAAGATGATCCCaaattataaaagagaaagcagaccagaatgaaggaaacagttgGACTAGTAGTGAATGGAAGTACAAGCTGCAAAGGAATTTCAGAAAGGCACAGACTTCTTGTAGGAGATACAGGGGTCCTCATGCCCACAGATGAGCACTAGGGGATCCTGGAATGTTAGCACATAGAGTTTTTCCTTCAAGGGAAGGAATGCATAACCAGTTGTCTGTCCAGAAGGCTGGAAGCAGATGTGCTTTCTAGTCTAGTCAACTTTGCACAATCTGTGTATTTGAAAATCACACTCGATCCTCCCCCAGACCCATATCATAGGTTATTTTCCCAATCTATAGACCCCATCTTTAAGGAAGGCATCCCTTGTACTTCATGAAAAGTTTCTGTGTTATCATGTCTGGTACttatttagcttactttgttccttaaggtttatgtatgtatgttttattgtgcacatgggattgagttaCTTATCACCAGGAAAATATTTGCTAAATTGTGCTGTGTTTAAATACACCAAAATTAAACTAGTCAGTGTTAGACTCCAGAAACTGGAACCAACACCAACTATTTAGAGGTATTGAACTAATTTCTTGCCTCCCAGAAACTGTTACCCTATTAGCATTGGTGCTCTAAAAGCCCTCTGAAACTTCTGGGACAGATGCACATGAGATCAAACAGTATTGACTCTTGTAGACTATGAACAGATTTCAAAGACTATTACCACCTGCATAACTTTTGATTCTCCATGTTCATATTAGGGAGTTTTCCCATTAAACAAAAAGCATAGGCTCAATAAACAATACGGGGAAGAGCAAAACCAGAGAGGATTCTTGCATCTGATCTTAATAGAGAACTGTGGCCCCTCCCCTACTTCTTTGGAAAAGGTGGGCCATCTAGATTCTGACATCTCCTGTGTCCTTAATTGTTTTGgcgatttttttgttgttttgtaatttttaccAAATcttataacattttatatattttacaaactaaaaatataatgtttttaatttactaCTAACTTTGGGATTTCAGGAGGTCCTGAAATTCCAAGGGACCTATATGTTAGACCTATATTTAcaaatatgcatttatatgtgtcCCAAGATTACATAACATCTCCAGAGATCTGACGTGTTTAAATGTATGTTTTGTTATCATTGTtcttataatataatattacCACATGCTTAAAACAATATACAAAttagcttttttttctaattcctttaGAGAAAAAATGGAATTGTATTAAAAATTTTGTTCTGCCTCAAAACTATTATGCAAATGGAATTTGTTTGGTTCTTactaggtttctctctctctcagtgtgtgtgtgtgggggggtgtttttccttttaaaactacTGAACTTCATTTACAAAAAAACAGTCAAGGGAATTGGGTCTGGGTAAACACCTGTGTGAGTTTGCTATGCTCTGTGTGTCTTGGTGATGTCTCAGCTGTTACTGTAGCAACCATCTGCCTGGGCTCAgaatttgcctctgggatttctGGCTACTGAATCTAGTATAATAACGGGGATTCATAAGTCAttttgttataaataatattaaagttgttttatgcAATTCTACTTTATTCAAAAAACAGCTGTGGGAGTCTAGcatggttaaaaatctgtaacaaaaattaacttaaaacttGGAATTCTAAATTGGAGCTGTTCTGGGAAACAACTCTTGATTCTCCACCATTTAATCTAACAAAGTGTAGTCAGGCTCTGGCAGCCATCTTTGCTAGggttggagaagagggaggtcatGTGACTTCATTGGCATCTTAACTAAAGGTGACTACATGGAATGGGCCTACCAAGGAAGCAACAACAGGTGTCCAAGATAGTTTAGATTAGGATGTATTTTTGTATGATAATTCCTCTTCTATCCTGAGAACAAGTTTTACAGATGATAGATGTAAAACATTGCTAATTGAATGAGGTATTAAAGCAAGGAGGTTAGATATACATTCCTAAATCTGTCTGTGTTGGCCTGAACAGAACTTAGGTAAGGAGAGATCCTTTGCCAGAAtgcttacatttttctctttgtggcATAACTTGGCAAGGCCCCCTGAAAT contains:
- the LOC114688619 gene encoding NADPH-dependent 3-keto-steroid reductase HSD3B3-like isoform X1, which translates into the protein MPGWSCLVTGAGGFLGQRIIRLLAQEKEVNEIRALFRSFTPKHKEELSKLQTKAKVTVLRGDILDAQCLRRACQGVSVVIHTAASLDFFGTVPRQTIVDINLKGTQLLLDACVEASVPVFIYSSSVSVAGPNSYKQIIQNGCEEDNHESTWSHPYPYSKKMAEKAVLAANGCTLKDGGTLHTCALRLPFIYGEGSQHISDAVNRALKNNGTLDNFAKFSVINPVFVSNAAWAHILAARGLRDPKKSPNIQGQFYYISDETPHQSFVDLHYALSKDWGFHVDSSWSLPLPLLYWLAFLLETVSFLLRPIYNYQPPFNRCSVTFTNSVITFSYKKAQRDLGYEPPVSWEEARQKTSQWIGSLVEQYKGTLNTKTQ
- the LOC114688619 gene encoding NADPH-dependent 3-keto-steroid reductase HSD3B3-like isoform X2; protein product: MPGWSCLVTGAGGFLGQRIIRLLAQEKEVNEIRALFRSFTPKHKEELSSTQLLLDACVEASVPVFIYSSSVSVAGPNSYKQIIQNGCEEDNHESTWSHPYPYSKKMAEKAVLAANGCTLKDGGTLHTCALRLPFIYGEGSQHISDAVNRALKNNGTLDNFAKFSVINPVFVSNAAWAHILAARGLRDPKKSPNIQGQFYYISDETPHQSFVDLHYALSKDWGFHVDSSWSLPLPLLYWLAFLLETVSFLLRPIYNYQPPFNRCSVTFTNSVITFSYKKAQRDLGYEPPVSWEEARQKTSQWIGSLVEQYKGTLNTKTQ